The genomic segment TGATGGTCGGGATGTCCGCGGCCAAGAGTCTGGCGGCGCATTCCCGGGCCTCTTTATTGGTTCGGACCAGAACCGCGATGCGGCCCAGGTCGACGGCTTCCTCCCGCAGGCTCACAATCCTGTTGACCAGGTGATGCAGGGCCCGGTCCGTGTAGGCCTCGGTTCCGTCGTCCAGGTCGTCCGTGGGGATGGTGACGGTTTGGACCGCGCCGACGCATTCCCGCCACGGGGTTTGGTTCGCCTCGGCATAGAGCAGGGCCGCGATTTCGGCCAGCAAGGTCCGGGGTTCGTTTTTGTCCGGGGCCGTGATCATGGTTTGGGCCAGGCCTTGGCTGGCCTGAGGCTGCTCCAGGGTGGCGAAACAGGCATTGTTCCACGCCACCACGTCCCGGCAGGAGCGACGGTTGAAGGGCAGGACCGTGCGCAGCCGGTTTTCCGGGGCAACGTTGGGCAAAACCCGCGGATCCAAGGGTTCGAAGAACAGCCGCCAATCCCCGCCTCGCCAGCGGTAGATGGCCTGCTTCACATCGCCGACGCAAAAGAGACTTCCGCCTTCGGCCAGGGCCTCCAGGGCCAGCTCCCGGAGTACATCCCATTGCTCCCGGCTGGTGTCCTGGAATTCGTCAATGAGCAGATGCTGCCAGTGCACACCGAGAATCAGGGCCGCGTCCTGCAGCAGGTCGCCTTGGGAGAGGTGCATCCGCAGCAATCGGGTCCACCAGCCCCCTGGCAACAGTCCCTGGGTACGGCCCAGCCGGTCCAGTTCCTGATTCACCACGTGGTGCAATTTGGCCAGAGGAGCCACGGAAAGCCTGGCCCGAGTCAGAAGAAAGGCGTTCCTGCTCCGGCGGACGTCTTGGTAGGCGTCCCAGGCCGGGGGCACGCCGGAGTTCGTCCAGGCGGCCTTGTTGAACAGATCTTCGGGCGTGGTCTTGGCGAAAAAGGCGCTTTCCAGATTGCCGAAGGGATCGTTCAGGAGAGCCTCGAGTTTCGCGGGCTTGAATCGGGAGACATGACCGGAAAGTCCGACCCGATCCAGGGTGGCGGCCAGCTCTTGGCAGGCGCTCTGGAACGCTGCCCTGGCCCGGCGCAGATCGTCCAGGGAAGTGACGGTCAACGGTTCATAGATCTGATTCAAGTCACGGACCACTCCGGTGACCTGTTCTTCCAGCCAGGGCAGGAAGCGCAGCCCGGTGCGCGTCTCCTGATGCAGATAGACCTTAAAGATGTCTTCCCAGAGCGCGGAGAGGGATTGCGTAAGTTCCGGGTCGCGGTCCATCGGTTCGCCTTGGCTTGTACTGACGTCCGAGGACAGGACAACAGCCTGCTCCCAATCCGTGCGGGCCAGCAGTCCCTCCAGGACGACGCTGCCCCAGGCCTGGGAATTGAACCCGGCTTCCAACTCCGGCCAGAGGTCCAGGCGTCGGGCCAGGGTCTGAACCAATTGAAAGTGCAGGCTGTCGATGGTTTTGACCTGGAAGCGCTGGTACTGACCCAGGATTTGTTCCAGCCACTCCCCGGCTGCCTGGGGCGTCAGTCCGCTCTGGGCGCGCAGCAGGCAACCGGACGGAGTTTCCAGGGCGATTTCCTTGAGAAAGGTGACGATCCGGGATTTCATCTCCTGGGCCGCGGCCACGGTGAACGTCAGGGCCAGTATCCGGCTCAGTCCGGCGACGGAGGGCCTGCCGGACCGGGCCAGGAGCTGCAGGAACCGCAGCCCCAGGCTATAGGTTTTTCCGGCCCCGGCTGAGGCCTGGACCACCAAAACGTGGGGGAACGCTTCCGGAAGGGGGATGGAGGTGTCGGTGGTCATGGTCGAAGGGGCTGGGAGAAGATCTGTGGGTCAAAAACTGTAGCGCAGGCCGATGGTATTGGCGTTGTGGCCGCCCTTGAGGTTGCCGAAGGTGCGAAAGGCCCCGGAACGATGGTGCAATCGGTAGACGAAAGCCCATTGGGGATGCCTGGGCGAGGCAAATGCCAGTTCCGGGCCGAGGTAGACCAATAAGGTTGCGTCGCCGTTCTGGGTTTCTTCCCGGGTTCGCTCGATCCCGATGGAGCGATCAATCCAACTCAGTCCCAGGGTGAATGCCGGTTCAATGTGCAGATGATCGAACAGCACGACACCACCATGGCGCAGGGCAGCTCCGGCCCAGATCTCCGTGGACCAGCGACACCCGAAGCGCCCGGCGATGCCTATTTCCGGCCCAAGTCGCAGATCATGCCCAAGGTCGAGCATGTCTTGGGCGTAGGCCAAGGCGACCAGATAATTTTCCTCGAAGTCCACGGACCAAAAGGAAGCCGTATCGCCCATGCTTTGCGTGGTAAACTTTCCCGTGAACAGGCTGACCCGGTGGGTAAGCTTCGGGGTGTTTGCAGCGGAAAGCAGGGCGGTGCGGTGGCGTTCGGGGTTATGGGGCCACGCCGTGAACGTACCTGGAACGTCAATTGGAGAACCTTCTGCAGGTAGCTCAGAGTAATCATGCGGAGCGGTGGTCGCATGGACAGGAGAGAGCACGGTCAGCGCGACAAGGAGGACAAGGGAGAGCAGGAAAGCCTTGGCCATGCAATGCAGACAGTGACGGGTCACGCCTTCTCCGGGTGGGAGGGTGGGAATCAGTGCGATGCGGGAGCTACGGCATCAGCACGGCCAAGGGTGCCATGGGCCATTCGGATGTGGCCGATGGAGCGCCAGTCCAGTCCCAGCAGGGCTGCACCGGCGGCGTCCACGGCCACCGGGTCGAAACCGGCCACCAGCTTGTTCACCGGCGGAGAGCAGGTTGCTCCCCCCAGGTGGAACTCGGCCAGGCCGAGGCTGGCGTCGATGATTGCCAAGTCCGGCTTGCGGTAGCGGTTCAATTCATAAATGGAGCGCTGCATGTCCGCGTGCAGGGCCGACTTTTTCCAGGAACCGCCGCGCTGGTAATGGCTGGGCGGGAGCAGGCCCAGCAGGTTCTTCATGCTCAGGGTGACCTGGGCCAGGCTGTGTCGCTTGAGCACGGCTACGGAGATCAGCAGGCCGTTGAGGGCTGCCTTGGGCAGGTGGATTTCCGGAAAGAAACGACACCGCGGATCGATCCGGCGGGTCAGCGGGGCCCGGTTCAGGTCCACCAGCTCCAGGCCCAGTTCTTCGGCCAAGGCCGTGTAGCCCAGTTTGGTGAAAATCTCACCGGTTTCCAGACAGGTGTCCCCGCAGCCCTCGGCCAGGACGATCTTGGCCCTGGTGTGGCGTTGGATGTAATTCACCAGGGCCAGGACCATTTCCGGGTGGGTGGTCACCGGGAACGGAGAGGCATTGACCAGGTTGGGTTTGATGATCACCCGCTTGCGCCGTCTGAGCACGCCGGGAAGGCCCAGATCGTCCAGCAGTTCGGCCAGAGTGGTGGCGTAGTCCTGGAATGCATGTACTCGGCAGGGTGCCTTAGACTCTTTCATCATGGCCAATTTTGGATTGGGTGTTGCGATGATCGATGATCCAAGCCGCAATGCCCAAGGCTGCGGCCGCCAGCAAAAGTCCGGCCTGGAAGCGGTAGGCCCCGGCAATGCCCGCTGCCAGGGCCTCAGCGGAAACCGCGGCAAAGTCCGTGCGCACGGGCTCCAGGGTAACGGAGACCACGAAGAGGGTAAAGATGGTGCCGATCAGGGGCAGGCCCGTGGACTGACCGAAGACCCGGGAGTAGTTGAGCAGGCCGGAGGCCACGCCCAGACGCTCCTGGGGGACCGCACCCATGATCGCGCTGTTGTTCGGGGCCTGGAACAAGCCGACACCCAGACCCACGGGTATCACCCGCAAGACAAAGCCCCACCATGGCGTATCCAGGTTGAGGGTGCTCACGGCCAGACAGCCGGTGATCAGGATTACGAGTCCCAAAAGGCTCAAGCCGCGCGGTCCGAAGCGGTCGGACAACGCCCCGGCAAAGGGGGCCACCAGGCCCATGCTCAGGGGGATGGCCATCATCATCAGGCCCACCTCACTGGGTGGACGATCCTGGGCGAATTGCAGAAAAAACGGCATGATGAAGCCGGCGGACAGGGAGATGAAAACCAGGACGGACATGATCAGGTTGATGCTGAACAGGGGGTTGGCAAACAGCTTCAGATCAATCATCGGGTCCGGAGATCTGCGCTCCACATGGATGAAACCAGCCAGCCCAAGCAGTGCGGTTCCCAGTAACGCCAGAGACAGCGGGGCGGCAAAGCCGACTTTCTGGCCCATGGTCATGCCCATGGAATAGGCCGCCAGGGTCACTGCCGCCAGAACTGCTCCGGGGATGTCGAAGCGTTGGCCGCCACGTCGGGGCGGCAGGGCGGGCATGTACCTGGCGATGATTAACTGGGCCAGGATGCCCACCGGGACATTGATCCAAAAGATCCAGCGCCAGCCGATGTATTCAATGATCACTCCACCGAGGGACGGTCCTAATGCCAGCCCCATGGCCACGGTGGCCCCGATCAGGCCGATGGCCCGCCCCCTGCGGCCCGGTGGGGCGATTTCCGTAACAATGGCGATGCCCAGAGCTTGGCTCATGGCCGCGCCGATACCCTGCACGGCCCGGAAGAAGATCAGCCAACCCACGCTGGGTGCCAAGCCGCAGAGCAGCGACCCCAGGGTGAACAGCCCCAGCCCCAGGCTGAAAATGCCCTTCTTGCCGCGCATGTCTCCCAGCCGGGAGACCAGCAGCAACAGGGAGGCCACAACTAAAACGTAGCTGAGAATGACCCACTGCACCGTGGCGAAATCCGTGTCCAGCTGCCGGGCCAGGCTGGGCAGGGCAACGTTGACGATACTCATGTCCAGGGTGGCCATGAAGACCATCATGTTCACCCCGATCATGCTCAGGAAGGTATATTTGGGGACATCACCCGCGTCAGGGCCGACGGGCGAAGGGTGGGAATGGGTTGTGGACATGAAGAAAGGGTCTCTAGCAGAGAACCCCGCCAACCTCCAGCCGGGCCGCTATGGGGAATTGCATCCCAGATGAACCCGGTTCGAGAATGGACTAATGCCGGGATTGGGCTCGGGGCACAGGGTTTTGGGAGAGTTTGGTGGGGCTGGACAGAACAGGTGCCACGGATTACATCATGTAACTGATTTGGAGGGATGGCCGAGTGGTTGAAGGCGGCGGTCTTGAAAACCGCTGACGGGGGAACTCGTCCGGGGGTTCGAATCCCTCTCCCTCCGCCAAAGCATGATCCGGCACTGTCCGGCAAAATACAATAAGCCCTGAGAAATCAGGGCTTTTTTTGTGCTTGATGTGTTTGATAGTGGTTGGCTCCCGTCAGGTGATGTGCGTTCCCGCGCCCTGTTCCAGGGCGGGAATGAGGTTGTCTGGTGAGGTGATGATGACCTTGCGGCCTCCCTGGGCCAGAAAGTCGAGGGCCGCGGTGATTTTTGGTCCCATGCTGCCGGGTGGGAAGTGGCCCTGGGCCTGGTAGGCTTGCAGTTCCGCGGTGGTCACCTGGCCGAGTCCCCGTTGCCCCGGCTCGCCGTAATCCAGGCTGACCTGGCGGACGGCCGTGGAGATCACCAGCAGGTCCGCGTCCAATTTTGCGGCCAGCAGACCGGTGGCCAGATCCTTGTCCACCACCGCGCTCACGCCGCGCAGCTCTCCGTCCTCGCCGCGGACCACGGGCACGCCCCCGCCACCCACGGCCACCACGGCATATCCTTGCTCCAGCAGGCTCCGGATCACCGGCAGCTCAACAATTTCCAGCGGTCCGGGGCTGGGCACCACCCGGCGCCAGCCTCGTCCCCGGTCCATTTTGAGCACCCAATGGGGATAGTCAGCATAAAGGGTGGGCAGGTCGGCCTCCTGGAACACCTCGCCCACGAATTTGTCCGGAGTGATGAAGGCCGGATCATCCGCGTCCACCACGACCTGGGTGACCACGCTGACAGCCATGCCGCGGCTGGTTGCTCCCAGGCCGCGCCGTTGCAGCTCGTTGGCCAGGGCCTGCTGGATCTGCCAGCCGATGGCGCCCTGGGTGTCGGCCACGCAGGAGGGCAGGGGTACCGGGTGCATGCCGGCCACCTTTCGGGCGATTTCCGAGCGGCGCAGGATGAAGCCCACTTGCGGACCATTGCCATGGGTGATGCACACCCGCCGGCCCGTTTCAACGATATCGGCCACGTGCCGAACCGTCTTTTGGATGGCCGCGTACTGGTCCTCCACCGTGACCTTTTCCTTGGCGCTGATCAGCGAGTTGCCGCCTACGGCAATAACCATCAGACTGGAAGACGACATGCTGGGAGACTCCGGGGGGGATGAGGTCGGATTGGTTGTTGACAAGGTGATGGGGTGAGGCTGGGTTCGATTTCGATTTCGATTTCGATTTCGATTTCGATTTCGATTTCGATTTCGATTTTGATTAAGGTATTTGGGATTGATGGATGGGTCAGATCAATGGGCGGACCATGATCTCGGTGCCGGCGGTGAACCCTTCTCGGTTTTCCGGGATTTCCATCAAGCCCTGGGCCTGGAGCAGGGTTTTGAGCAGGCCGGATTTGCCCAGGACCGGGGTGGCCAGAAGGCCGTCTTCCGGGTGACGGCTCAGGGCGACACGGATAAAGTCCGTGCGGCCCTGGCGGGAGGCCACGTTTCGGGACAGCCGGGCCGGTACGCGGCCAAAGGGGCCGACGTCGAACGCCGTGTCGTCTCCGGCAAGATAGGCCAGAAAGGGCATGATCAGGACCTGCATGACCACCTGGGCGCTGGCCACCTGTCCAGGCAGGCCGATGACGGCTTTGCCGCCCAACTGGGTGCGGGCCAGGATTGTGGGCTTGCCCGGGCTCATGGCAATGCCGTGGGCCAGGACCTCGCCACCACAAACCCGTTCCAGGGCTTCCAGGGAATGGTCACGGGTGCCCACTGAACTGCCCCCGGATATGAGGACCACGTCGCAATCCGTTATGCCCCGCTCCAGGGCCGCTGTCAGCGCCTGGAGGTCGTCGCGGACCAGGCCGAGGCGCACGGCCCGGGCTCCGGCAGCTTCGGCCAGGGCAGCCAGGGTGTGGGAATTGACGTCCCGGACCAGTCCGGGGCGCACGGCGGCGCTGACGTCCACCACCTCATCCCCGGTGGAGAGGATGCCCACGGTCACCGGGGCATGCACCCGAACTTGGGAACATCCCAGGGCGGCCAACAATCCGATTCGGGCGCCGTCCAGGCGCGTGCCGGATTGGAGCACCACCTCGCCGGCTTGGACGTCCTCGCCGCGCAGCATCACGTTGTCCCAGGGCGAGAGGGATTTGTGAATCTCGATGGTTTGCCCGGTCGTGTGGTCCATGGCTCCGGCTGCCTGCACGCCACCCATTTCCAGGGTCTGTTCGACCATGACCACCGCGTCCGCTCCCTGGGGCAGGCTGCCGCCGGTGGTGATCCGGGCGCAGTGTCCTGGTTCCAGGGAATTGTCGGACGGTGTTTCAATGGGCACGGCAAAGGCCAGGTCCAGATAGGCGGGATTGGATTCGGATGCGCCGAAGGTGTCCGCGGCCCGGACCGCGTAGCCGTCCACGCTGGAACGGTGCATCAGCGGGAGATCCTCAGTCGCGGTGAAGGGCTCGGCCAGGGTCATGCCCAAGGCCGTTGCCGGTTCGCGTTCCTGAATCCCTGTCCGGGAGAAGGTTTGCAGGGACTGGATAAAGGAGGCAACGGATACGACCTGGAAAAAAGTCTCTTTCATGACTTGCCTCCGGATGTTGATTCAAGATGGATATCGATGGTTCCGGGTGCGTACCCCTTGAGTTGGCAAAGCATGCCCCGGATTGTCGAGGCCATGATCGAGGCCACGAAGGGATTCATGCCCAACTGGACGCCATTGACCCGCACGGACAGCTCCTCGGACATGGCCCGGCAATCCTCCGGGGTGGCCAAACCGGCCACGATGTCCTGAGCCAGTGTCCGGCAGTCCTTCCGGCCGCAGGCCCCGCAATCCAAAGCCGGCAACAGGAATCCGCGCTGAAGCACCAGGTCCGTGACGGCCTCTACCGTGGTGAGGACCGGGACTTCCGATGGACCGCCTGCCTCCCAGACGGCCAAGGCCAAGCCGGAGTCCAGGGTCTTCGGGTCATCGGTGGAGCCGGGTTCGGTGCGCTGCAGGATGATCCGGGGCAGAAAGCCCAGGCCTTTTCCTCCCTCGATCAACAGGATATCCGCATCCAGCAGCGACCAGGCGGAGAGGATCGGCAGGGGCTCCGGGCGCACCAGCAGGGTCTGCCGTGGATCGATGCCAGCTACGGCGCAGCCCGTCGCGGCCAGCCGGGAGGTGTCCTGAGAGTTTTTTTGAGAGTTGTCTTGAGAGGTGCCCAAAGAGGTTTTTGATGGCCCCAGGTCAAAGGGGTGATGGCTGCTCTTGATGATGCCCACCCGGTGGCCCAGGCGGCGTAATTGTTCCGCGACGCGGACCACCAGCGTGGTCTTGCCGGAATTGTGGAAACCGACGAAGCCCATGGCTCGCGTGGTCATGGTGGCGTCTCCTTGTGTCTTTTGCCGTTGGTCGTTGGTTCTGCTGCTCACTCGCCGCGTGTTCATGACGATAGCAGAAACGCAGACACGGGCAAATAAGGCGAAGGTGTGAAATTTTGACAGGGTATCCTGATTGGGATAAAAAATGCAGTTTCGCTTTTTGAGACGATATGATGGGTGACGGTGGCACGTCCGGTCCGATGTGTTTGCCTTTGCAATGAATCAGGCACGCCACATGGTGTGTCTGCGGTCGTGCCAATTGACTCTGGACACGAACCCCGGCGCATAGGCCGGTTGCGTGGAAGTATTTCAAGGAAATCCAATGACCATGATTCAGAGCGGCAAGGGATTCGTGGACCTTTTCCCGCCCAAAAGCGATGTTTTCACCGCTATTGAGTCCACGGCCCGGGATGTGTTCACCAGGTACGGCTGCCGGGAGCTGCGAACGCCGATTATCGAGTTCACTGAACTGTTTGTCCGCGGCATTGGCGATGAAACCGACGTGGTCCAGAAGGAGATGTATTCCTTTCCGGACCGCAAGGGCCGTTCCATGACCCTGCGGCCCGAGGCCACCGCCGGGGTGCTGCGGGCCTGCATCCAGCACAAGCTGTTGCGCCAGAATGAGGTGCTCAAATTTTTCACCTTGGGGCCCATGTTTCGTTATGAGCGGCCACAGATGGGGCGTCAGCGACAATTCCACCAGATCAACGTGGAAGTCCTCGGGGCCTCCTCCCCGCTGGTGGACGTGGACATGCTGTTCATGCTCCATCGCTTTCTCTCGGAAATCGGCCTGACCAGCCTGGAATACCAGCTCAACAGCCTGGGTTGCCCCGCCTGCCGACCCACGTTTCAGGCCTCCCTGGAAAACCACTTCCGGGACGCGAATCCGGATGACCTTTGTGACGACTGCAGACGCCGGATGCATACCAATCCCTTGCGGGTCCTGGATTGCAAGGTACCCGGATGCAAGGCCGTGGCCCAGGGCGCGCCGGTGATTACGGAGCACAATTGCGCGCCCTGCCGAACCCATTTCGATGCCGTGATCGGCCTGCTGGGCCGTTCCCGACTCCAGATCCGACTGAATCCGATGCTGGTTCGCGGTCTGGACTACTACCAGGGTACCACCTTCGAGGTTGTTTCCACGGACATCGGCGCCCAGTCCTCGGTGGCCGGGGGCGGGCGATACGACGGCCTGATCCGTCAGCTTGGCGGTCCGGATATGCCGGGGATCGGCTTTGCCTGCGGTCTGGAGCGGCTGGCCATGCTGGTACCGGAACAGCCCGAGCCGGGGATGGACGTATTCATCGCCGCGCAGGAGGAATCCTTGCTGGAAAAAGCCCTGGAAATCGCCCAGGTACTGCGGTCCCGGCGGCTTTCCGTGGAGTTTCCCTATGCCCAGCGCAGCATGAAAAGCCAGATGCGTTCCGCGAACAAGGCCGGGGCAAGGTTTGTGCTGATGCTGGACAAGGCCGGTCAGGAGCAGTGTTCGGTCCAGCTCAAGGACATGGGCTCCGGCGAACAGCAGGCCCTGTCCGAGGGGGATGTGGCGGCCTACCTGGAAACGCGCATCGCCGAGCGTTCGAGGACGATGTCTCGACCTGACGAATAGTGACGCGTTCGCTTTTTTAATTTTTGCTCAAGACACCACTTTTTCCAAGGAATACTTTTCATGACAGAAACCTCATCTCAGCGGGTAAGCGAGGCCCTGGGCGACTGGCGACGCAGCCATCATTGTTCCCAACTGCGGATCACCGACGTGGACCGGGAGGTCTGCCTCATGGGCTGGGTCCAGTTCCGTCGGGACCATGGCGGTTTGATCTTCATTGATTTGCGGGACTTGAACGGCCGGACCCAGGTCGTCTTCAACCCGGAAATCAACGCCGAGGCCCATGCCCGGGCTCATGTGCTCCGTTCCGAGTATGTCCTGGCCGTTCAGGGCGTGGTCCGTGCCCGGCCGGAGGGTATGCGCAATGCCGCCCTGCCCACCGGTGACGTGGAGGTGGAGGTGCGTTCCTGGAAGCTGTTGAACAGCGCCAAGACCCCCCCGTTTCCCATTGAGGAGCGGGTGGAGGTCACCGAATCCACGCGTCTGGAGTACCGCTATCTTGATCTGCGTCGGCCGCAGTGCACCCGGAACATGATTGTGCGGCACAAGGCCACCCAGGCTTTTCGGGACTTCCTGAATCGGGAGGGCTTCCTGGAACTGGAAACACCGATTCTGACCAAGAGCACCCCGGAGGGCGCGCGGGACTTTCTGGTCCCCAGCCGCCCGAACCCCGGCGCGTTTTACGCCCTGCCCCAGTCGCCCCAGTTGTTCAAGCAGCTGTTCATGGTCGCGGGCATGGATCGCTACTACCAGGTGGTGCGCTGCTTTCGCGACGAGGATTTGCGGGCGGACCGCCAGCCGGAGTTCACCCAGATCGACCTGGAGCTGTCCTTTGCGGACCAGGCCCAGGTCATGGAATTGGCCGAGGCGATGATCCGGCACGTTTTCAAGGAAACGCTGGACATCGCCCTGCCCAACCCGTTTCCCCGATTGACCCACGCACAGGCGATGCATGATTACGGCGTGGACAAGCCGGACATCCGCTTTGATCTCCTGCTCCATGATGTGACGGACATCGTGGCCGGCTCGCAGTTCAAGCTGTTTGCCGCGGCCAAGCTGGTCAAAGCCCTGGTCCTGCCCCAGGGGGCGGGATTGTCCCGCAACGACATCGACCAATTGACCGAATTCGTGAAGATCTACGGGGCCCAGGGACTGGCCTGGATCAAGATTAAGGCCGACGAATGGCAGTCGCCCATTGCCAAGTTTCTCTCCCCGGAGGAACGGGCCGGGCTGACCGCGGCGCTGGGACTGCGCGAGGGCGATATCGTCTTTTTCCAGGCCGCTGCGCCGGAAATCGTCAACGCGGCCCTGGGCAACCTGCGCCTGGAACTGGCCGAGCGTTTCGATCTGGTGGACAAAACCCGCTTCCAGCCGGTCTGGATCACCGATTTCCCGCTCCTGGAGCACGACCCGGACGCCCAGCGCTGGGTGGCCCGCCATCATCCCTTCACCAGTCCCCAGGATGGTCATGAAGAAATCATGGTGGAACGACCCGGCGAAGCCTTGGCCAAAGCCTATGATCTCTGTTTGAACGGGTACGAAGTCGGTGGCGGCTCGGTGCGTATCCACTCCGCGGCCCTGCAGGAACAAATGTTCGCGGCTCTGGGCATCCCGGAGCAGGAAGCCCGCGGGCAGTTCGGCTTTCTGCTCAAGGCCCTGGAATTCGGCGCGCCGCCCCATGCCGGAATCGCCTTTGGCCTGGACCGGCTGGTGATGCTCATGACCGGATCGGCCTCCATTCGGGACGTGATCGCCTTTCCCAAGACCCAGAAAGCCTCCTGCCTGATGACCCAGGCTCCCTCTCCCGTATCCACGGTGCAGCTGCG from the Desulfonatronum thioautotrophicum genome contains:
- a CDS encoding UvrD-helicase domain-containing protein gives rise to the protein MTTDTSIPLPEAFPHVLVVQASAGAGKTYSLGLRFLQLLARSGRPSVAGLSRILALTFTVAAAQEMKSRIVTFLKEIALETPSGCLLRAQSGLTPQAAGEWLEQILGQYQRFQVKTIDSLHFQLVQTLARRLDLWPELEAGFNSQAWGSVVLEGLLARTDWEQAVVLSSDVSTSQGEPMDRDPELTQSLSALWEDIFKVYLHQETRTGLRFLPWLEEQVTGVVRDLNQIYEPLTVTSLDDLRRARAAFQSACQELAATLDRVGLSGHVSRFKPAKLEALLNDPFGNLESAFFAKTTPEDLFNKAAWTNSGVPPAWDAYQDVRRSRNAFLLTRARLSVAPLAKLHHVVNQELDRLGRTQGLLPGGWWTRLLRMHLSQGDLLQDAALILGVHWQHLLIDEFQDTSREQWDVLRELALEALAEGGSLFCVGDVKQAIYRWRGGDWRLFFEPLDPRVLPNVAPENRLRTVLPFNRRSCRDVVAWNNACFATLEQPQASQGLAQTMITAPDKNEPRTLLAEIAALLYAEANQTPWRECVGAVQTVTIPTDDLDDGTEAYTDRALHHLVNRIVSLREEAVDLGRIAVLVRTNKEARECAARLLAADIPTITEQSLVISAHPGVRGLLALLTWLDNPGDDAALFALCRNPVLFREAPEHLPDMDALLQHSESQPPIQTPDHTQTQLPNQSEGRARRPLYLRLQEAYPAFWARHLHPFWERAGLAGAYELLLTAVAHFRLRELPLGQWAWVEKLLETAFQAESQGQATLSAFLAFWEENAGSCVVGLPEGLPAVRVMTVHKAKGLEFPHVFLPLLDYGEKNRPAHLLLSDNNGSPGLVSTTKPRAEEVARIMDQEQVHSMAEELNLLYVALTRAKEDLHIFLPAGKTSRGSRAADWLRNLMADQTTPSQ
- a CDS encoding DUF362 domain-containing protein, coding for MMKESKAPCRVHAFQDYATTLAELLDDLGLPGVLRRRKRVIIKPNLVNASPFPVTTHPEMVLALVNYIQRHTRAKIVLAEGCGDTCLETGEIFTKLGYTALAEELGLELVDLNRAPLTRRIDPRCRFFPEIHLPKAALNGLLISVAVLKRHSLAQVTLSMKNLLGLLPPSHYQRGGSWKKSALHADMQRSIYELNRYRKPDLAIIDASLGLAEFHLGGATCSPPVNKLVAGFDPVAVDAAGAALLGLDWRSIGHIRMAHGTLGRADAVAPASH
- a CDS encoding MFS transporter; this translates as MSTTHSHPSPVGPDAGDVPKYTFLSMIGVNMMVFMATLDMSIVNVALPSLARQLDTDFATVQWVILSYVLVVASLLLLVSRLGDMRGKKGIFSLGLGLFTLGSLLCGLAPSVGWLIFFRAVQGIGAAMSQALGIAIVTEIAPPGRRGRAIGLIGATVAMGLALGPSLGGVIIEYIGWRWIFWINVPVGILAQLIIARYMPALPPRRGGQRFDIPGAVLAAVTLAAYSMGMTMGQKVGFAAPLSLALLGTALLGLAGFIHVERRSPDPMIDLKLFANPLFSINLIMSVLVFISLSAGFIMPFFLQFAQDRPPSEVGLMMMAIPLSMGLVAPFAGALSDRFGPRGLSLLGLVILITGCLAVSTLNLDTPWWGFVLRVIPVGLGVGLFQAPNNSAIMGAVPQERLGVASGLLNYSRVFGQSTGLPLIGTIFTLFVVSVTLEPVRTDFAAVSAEALAAGIAGAYRFQAGLLLAAAALGIAAWIIDHRNTQSKIGHDERV
- a CDS encoding carbamate kinase, with product MSSSSLMVIAVGGNSLISAKEKVTVEDQYAAIQKTVRHVADIVETGRRVCITHGNGPQVGFILRRSEIARKVAGMHPVPLPSCVADTQGAIGWQIQQALANELQRRGLGATSRGMAVSVVTQVVVDADDPAFITPDKFVGEVFQEADLPTLYADYPHWVLKMDRGRGWRRVVPSPGPLEIVELPVIRSLLEQGYAVVAVGGGGVPVVRGEDGELRGVSAVVDKDLATGLLAAKLDADLLVISTAVRQVSLDYGEPGQRGLGQVTTAELQAYQAQGHFPPGSMGPKITAALDFLAQGGRKVIITSPDNLIPALEQGAGTHIT
- a CDS encoding molybdopterin molybdotransferase MoeA; the protein is MKETFFQVVSVASFIQSLQTFSRTGIQEREPATALGMTLAEPFTATEDLPLMHRSSVDGYAVRAADTFGASESNPAYLDLAFAVPIETPSDNSLEPGHCARITTGGSLPQGADAVVMVEQTLEMGGVQAAGAMDHTTGQTIEIHKSLSPWDNVMLRGEDVQAGEVVLQSGTRLDGARIGLLAALGCSQVRVHAPVTVGILSTGDEVVDVSAAVRPGLVRDVNSHTLAALAEAAGARAVRLGLVRDDLQALTAALERGITDCDVVLISGGSSVGTRDHSLEALERVCGGEVLAHGIAMSPGKPTILARTQLGGKAVIGLPGQVASAQVVMQVLIMPFLAYLAGDDTAFDVGPFGRVPARLSRNVASRQGRTDFIRVALSRHPEDGLLATPVLGKSGLLKTLLQAQGLMEIPENREGFTAGTEIMVRPLI
- a CDS encoding molybdopterin-guanine dinucleotide biosynthesis protein MobB, with protein sequence MTTRAMGFVGFHNSGKTTLVVRVAEQLRRLGHRVGIIKSSHHPFDLGPSKTSLGTSQDNSQKNSQDTSRLAATGCAVAGIDPRQTLLVRPEPLPILSAWSLLDADILLIEGGKGLGFLPRIILQRTEPGSTDDPKTLDSGLALAVWEAGGPSEVPVLTTVEAVTDLVLQRGFLLPALDCGACGRKDCRTLAQDIVAGLATPEDCRAMSEELSVRVNGVQLGMNPFVASIMASTIRGMLCQLKGYAPGTIDIHLESTSGGKS
- the hisS gene encoding histidine--tRNA ligase; the protein is MTMIQSGKGFVDLFPPKSDVFTAIESTARDVFTRYGCRELRTPIIEFTELFVRGIGDETDVVQKEMYSFPDRKGRSMTLRPEATAGVLRACIQHKLLRQNEVLKFFTLGPMFRYERPQMGRQRQFHQINVEVLGASSPLVDVDMLFMLHRFLSEIGLTSLEYQLNSLGCPACRPTFQASLENHFRDANPDDLCDDCRRRMHTNPLRVLDCKVPGCKAVAQGAPVITEHNCAPCRTHFDAVIGLLGRSRLQIRLNPMLVRGLDYYQGTTFEVVSTDIGAQSSVAGGGRYDGLIRQLGGPDMPGIGFACGLERLAMLVPEQPEPGMDVFIAAQEESLLEKALEIAQVLRSRRLSVEFPYAQRSMKSQMRSANKAGARFVLMLDKAGQEQCSVQLKDMGSGEQQALSEGDVAAYLETRIAERSRTMSRPDE